The Peribacillus sp. FSL E2-0218 genome contains a region encoding:
- the prpD gene encoding 2-methylcitrate dehydratase, with protein MLKTNGINQTDVLLEDIADYVMKKEIISDEAYETARYVLLDTIGCGILALHYPECTKLLGPVVPGTVVPNGTRVPGTSYVLDPVKGAFNIGCMIRWLDYNDTWLAAEWGHPSDNLGGILAVADYVSRVNMAEGKKALSVRDVLEMMIKAHEIQGVLALENSLNRVGLDHVLFVKVATAAVVTKALGGTREEIIHALSNAWIDNSSLRTYRHTPNTGSRKSWAAGDATSRAVQLAMMALKGEMGYPTALSAPGWGFQDVLFNKKELKLSRKLDSYVMENVLFKVSYPAEFHAQTAAECAVKLHPEVKDRLEEIDKIKITTHESAIRIIDKEGPLNNPADRDHCIQYITAVGLIHGDVTADHYEDEAAADERIDRLRNKMLIVENEQYTMDYLDPSKRSIANAIQIYYKDGSVSEFVECEYPLGHRFRREEAFPKITNKFIDNISTHYSHKQQIRIQEACLEPDALSNLKVNEFMDLFII; from the coding sequence ATGCTAAAAACGAATGGTATCAATCAAACGGATGTGTTATTGGAAGACATTGCGGATTATGTAATGAAAAAAGAGATCATTAGCGATGAAGCATATGAAACGGCTCGTTACGTTCTTCTCGATACAATCGGCTGCGGGATTTTAGCGCTTCACTATCCTGAATGCACCAAATTATTAGGACCCGTCGTTCCCGGCACGGTCGTTCCAAATGGGACCCGCGTTCCAGGGACTTCATATGTACTGGATCCAGTGAAGGGTGCATTCAATATTGGTTGCATGATTCGCTGGCTGGATTATAACGATACATGGCTGGCGGCGGAATGGGGACATCCTTCTGATAACTTGGGAGGGATCTTGGCGGTGGCTGATTACGTAAGCCGTGTGAATATGGCAGAGGGGAAAAAAGCATTATCTGTTAGAGACGTCCTGGAAATGATGATTAAAGCACATGAGATTCAAGGCGTACTGGCGCTGGAAAATAGCTTGAACCGGGTTGGCCTAGACCATGTCCTATTTGTAAAGGTGGCTACGGCGGCGGTAGTCACAAAAGCTTTGGGCGGAACGAGGGAAGAAATCATCCATGCATTATCCAATGCGTGGATCGATAATTCAAGCCTGCGTACGTATCGCCACACTCCAAATACCGGATCGCGCAAATCTTGGGCAGCTGGCGATGCCACAAGCAGGGCCGTACAGTTGGCCATGATGGCCCTCAAAGGAGAAATGGGATATCCAACAGCCCTTTCGGCGCCAGGCTGGGGGTTCCAGGATGTATTATTCAATAAGAAGGAATTGAAGCTTTCACGCAAGCTCGATTCCTATGTGATGGAAAATGTCTTATTCAAAGTATCCTATCCGGCGGAGTTCCATGCGCAAACGGCAGCGGAGTGTGCAGTGAAACTTCATCCGGAAGTGAAGGATCGCCTTGAAGAAATAGATAAAATCAAAATCACCACACATGAATCTGCCATTCGCATCATTGATAAGGAAGGGCCATTGAACAATCCGGCCGATCGCGATCATTGCATCCAATATATTACGGCAGTCGGTTTGATCCACGGCGATGTGACAGCTGACCACTATGAGGATGAGGCGGCGGCCGACGAGAGAATCGATCGCTTAAGGAATAAGATGCTGATCGTCGAAAATGAGCAATACACAATGGATTATCTGGATCCGAGCAAGCGCTCGATCGCCAATGCCATCCAAATTTACTATAAGGACGGATCGGTATCGGAGTTCGTCGAATGCGAATATCCGCTTGGGCACCGGTTTAGAAGAGAAGAAGCATTTCCGAAAATAACCAATAAATTCATTGATAACATTAGTACGCACTATTCGCACAAACAGCAAATCCGAATTCAGGAAGCATGCTTGGAGCCCGATGCTCTTTCGAACTTGAAGGTAAACGAATTTATGGACTTATTCATCATTTAA
- the prpB gene encoding methylisocitrate lyase — protein sequence MTWIVNQQSGQAELAARFRKFMEAPGILQIPGTHDAMAGLIAKKIGFDALYLSGAAYTASRGLPDLGIVTSSEVAERARDIIRATDLPVLVDIDTGFGGVLNVARTAREMQEAGIAAVQLEDQDLPKKCGHLNGKKLIAINEMTQKIKMIKQTAPSLVIVARTDARAVEGVEAAIERAAAYIEAGADAIFPEALQSEVEFRQFAKRVTVPLLANMTEFGKTPYYKAKEFEEMGYQMVIYPVTSLRVAAKAYERVFEQIMQHGTQAGALQDMQTRSELYETISYHDFEGLDQEIAKTVLTKEQ from the coding sequence ATGACATGGATCGTAAATCAACAATCGGGACAAGCGGAATTAGCAGCTCGTTTTCGGAAGTTCATGGAAGCACCGGGCATCTTACAAATCCCAGGCACCCATGATGCGATGGCTGGTCTTATAGCGAAGAAAATAGGCTTTGACGCCCTTTACCTTTCAGGTGCAGCATACACGGCAAGCAGGGGCCTGCCCGACTTAGGGATTGTCACATCCTCTGAAGTGGCGGAGCGGGCCAGGGATATTATTCGGGCGACGGACTTACCGGTGCTTGTAGACATTGATACAGGCTTTGGCGGTGTCCTGAATGTGGCGCGTACGGCTAGGGAAATGCAGGAAGCGGGCATCGCCGCTGTACAACTGGAAGACCAAGACCTTCCAAAGAAATGCGGCCATTTAAACGGTAAGAAGCTTATAGCGATAAATGAGATGACACAAAAAATAAAAATGATAAAACAAACCGCCCCTTCGCTGGTCATTGTGGCACGTACGGATGCAAGGGCTGTGGAGGGGGTGGAGGCAGCAATAGAAAGAGCCGCGGCCTATATCGAAGCAGGAGCTGATGCGATATTCCCTGAAGCGCTGCAATCGGAAGTGGAGTTCCGTCAATTTGCCAAGCGCGTTACTGTGCCGTTACTTGCGAATATGACGGAATTCGGTAAAACGCCTTATTATAAGGCTAAGGAATTTGAAGAAATGGGCTATCAAATGGTGATTTATCCGGTCACTTCCCTAAGGGTGGCCGCAAAGGCATATGAGAGAGTCTTTGAACAAATCATGCAGCATGGAACACAGGCAGGCGCCTTGCAGGACATGCAAACACGAAGTGAATTATATGAAACGATCTCCTATCATGATTTTGAAGGCTTGGATCAAGAAATTGCAAAAACGGTATTGACCAAGGAACAATAA
- a CDS encoding ATP-grasp domain-containing protein, whose amino-acid sequence MIILNESIVSPILLKVLVEQQIPVLEQGQWGDAITPEKLNVQNDTEFFKSMGMEQRILTNSENGITVLGHFQPDSNEYIWSKLLKDKSEVRKLTKSLYPDFHFHDIDLSMIDDLDKDQIPFPVVIKPNIGYSSVGVHKVKNEQDWDIAVAQLKEDLLLSDGLYDSEVVGSQTILIEEWIQGEEFAIDGYYDQDGEPVILNVFKRLFKDDYDTSDRIYYTSKAAINEIYDDARRFMKNIQTVLPLRNYAVHFEIRKNGDRVIPIEINPLRFAGAGTTDLGYHAYGMNMYQHYFLGTKPDWNSILEEMDDAVYSFFFAEVPLEINLEEVANIDHEGLQHEFEQILEYRQLPFQNDRSMSIIFYRSEDLNKNRQLLHLDLLPYLTIKQLALT is encoded by the coding sequence ATGATTATTTTGAATGAGTCCATTGTGTCACCGATTCTTCTAAAGGTGTTAGTCGAACAGCAAATTCCAGTATTGGAACAAGGGCAATGGGGAGACGCGATAACACCTGAAAAGTTAAATGTTCAAAACGATACAGAATTTTTCAAGTCCATGGGGATGGAGCAAAGAATTCTTACAAACTCTGAAAATGGCATCACGGTATTAGGCCATTTCCAACCAGATAGCAATGAATACATATGGTCCAAATTATTGAAGGATAAGAGTGAGGTACGTAAGTTAACGAAGTCATTATATCCGGATTTCCATTTCCATGATATTGATTTATCCATGATAGATGATCTGGATAAAGACCAAATACCGTTTCCGGTCGTCATCAAGCCAAATATCGGCTATTCAAGTGTTGGCGTACACAAAGTCAAGAATGAGCAGGATTGGGATATAGCCGTGGCCCAGCTTAAAGAGGACCTGCTTCTCTCGGATGGGTTGTATGATTCCGAAGTGGTCGGTTCCCAGACCATCTTGATAGAAGAGTGGATACAGGGGGAGGAATTCGCCATTGATGGTTATTACGATCAAGATGGTGAGCCGGTTATTCTGAATGTCTTTAAACGATTATTCAAGGACGATTATGATACATCCGATCGCATTTATTATACTTCGAAGGCAGCCATCAACGAAATCTATGATGATGCAAGAAGGTTCATGAAGAATATTCAAACGGTCCTACCGCTTAGGAACTACGCTGTACACTTTGAAATTCGCAAAAATGGGGATAGGGTAATACCGATTGAAATCAACCCACTTCGTTTTGCCGGTGCGGGTACAACTGATTTAGGCTACCATGCATATGGGATGAACATGTATCAACACTATTTCTTAGGTACGAAACCAGATTGGAATTCGATTTTGGAAGAAATGGATGATGCGGTTTACAGCTTTTTCTTTGCAGAGGTTCCGCTGGAAATAAACCTGGAGGAAGTGGCGAATATCGATCATGAAGGGCTGCAACATGAATTCGAACAGATTTTGGAATATAGGCAACTTCCTTTTCAAAATGACCGGAGCATGTCGATCATATTTTATAGAAGCGAGGATTTGAACAAGAACCGTCAATTGCTTCACTTGGACTTACTTCCATACTTGACGATAAAACAACTGGCTTTAACCTAA
- a CDS encoding methyl-accepting chemotaxis protein, which yields MRFSKLNPKNSLMAKLFLFYIIPFVLFAGAMGLCFSYITNKMINENVLPQFDERLSENARSLAASLNPTLINKSAERGEDIRQKLDAFVEDKKGIEYVYVLKRENDADTIVALNGSDDYMVQSPFTPEQAQSINGQEDVLSEIYKDKWGTHKSYFTPINGTDAIVGIDMDAKFIDELKSRMIFYNILFLASAIILGVLCAIVIGRKISGPVNELVGYTNEMAAGDLSKSIPVGRQDEIGDLSNGFEDMRLSLSHIIDNVREHAHTMNRTTVSIHQSFEEMVESYSQIVTGTTEEAKASEERAHHIDRISNMISDLTETIRLMNEQTNKMNEFTMHANTLAEQGSEQVQDVTSQMGKIMENGQANKANLVSLEEDVVKINEVIGLIRVIASQTNLLSLNASIEAARAGDAGRGFAVVAQEVQKLAVQTDESIDIISESITRINEQTAKVIQNNDESFEDIVKGVSLVENNGEIFNKIFDSVEKLLKGTEQLATHSKKINESSDESLASIQEIAAISEEGVATTEQISAAAIQQSTIMNGLKEQNEELANKSAILEEMVEKFTTEK from the coding sequence ATGAGATTTTCAAAGCTGAATCCTAAAAATTCACTAATGGCAAAACTATTCTTATTTTATATCATTCCATTCGTGCTTTTTGCAGGAGCCATGGGACTTTGCTTTTCCTATATTACGAATAAAATGATCAATGAGAATGTCCTTCCGCAATTCGATGAGCGTCTTTCTGAAAATGCCCGTAGTCTCGCAGCAAGCCTCAACCCGACTTTGATCAACAAATCTGCGGAACGGGGAGAAGATATCAGGCAGAAATTAGATGCCTTCGTTGAAGACAAAAAGGGTATTGAATATGTGTATGTGCTGAAGCGGGAGAACGATGCAGATACGATCGTAGCCTTGAATGGAAGCGATGATTACATGGTGCAATCGCCCTTCACGCCGGAGCAGGCTCAATCGATAAATGGACAAGAAGACGTATTAAGTGAAATATATAAAGATAAATGGGGAACGCACAAATCATACTTTACGCCAATCAATGGCACGGACGCCATTGTAGGGATTGATATGGATGCGAAGTTCATTGATGAATTGAAAAGCAGAATGATATTCTATAATATTTTATTTCTTGCGAGTGCCATTATATTAGGCGTACTGTGTGCCATTGTCATCGGGAGGAAGATCTCGGGTCCCGTCAATGAACTTGTTGGCTACACGAATGAAATGGCGGCAGGGGATTTAAGTAAATCGATTCCGGTTGGCAGGCAAGATGAGATTGGAGATCTGTCCAATGGCTTTGAGGATATGAGATTAAGTTTATCCCATATCATCGATAATGTGCGTGAACACGCGCATACGATGAATCGAACCACCGTTTCCATCCATCAATCCTTTGAGGAGATGGTGGAGTCCTATAGCCAGATCGTCACGGGGACAACGGAAGAAGCGAAGGCTTCAGAAGAACGTGCCCATCATATTGATCGGATTTCCAATATGATCAGTGACTTAACGGAGACCATCCGCTTAATGAATGAGCAAACGAATAAGATGAATGAATTTACGATGCATGCGAACACACTTGCTGAGCAAGGAAGTGAACAAGTGCAGGATGTAACGAGCCAGATGGGTAAAATCATGGAAAACGGCCAAGCGAATAAAGCCAATTTGGTGAGCCTTGAAGAGGATGTAGTGAAGATAAATGAAGTGATCGGTTTAATCAGGGTCATTGCTTCCCAAACGAACCTGCTATCCTTGAATGCTTCCATTGAAGCGGCACGGGCGGGGGATGCCGGCAGAGGCTTTGCGGTAGTCGCCCAGGAAGTGCAAAAATTGGCTGTGCAAACGGATGAATCGATTGATATCATTTCCGAATCAATTACGCGGATCAATGAACAAACGGCGAAGGTCATCCAAAATAACGATGAAAGCTTTGAGGATATAGTCAAGGGTGTTTCCTTAGTGGAAAACAATGGCGAGATTTTCAATAAGATTTTCGATTCCGTAGAGAAATTGCTGAAGGGCACGGAACAATTGGCCACCCACTCGAAAAAAATCAATGAGTCATCTGATGAAAGTTTAGCATCGATCCAGGAGATTGCAGCGATTTCGGAAGAGGGAGTCGCAACCACTGAACAAATCTCAGCGGCAGCCATCCAACAAAGTACGATCATGAATGGACTGAAGGAACAAAATGAAGAGTTGGCAAACAAATCGGCCATCTTGGAAGAAATGGTTGAAAAATTCACCACCGAAAAATAA
- a CDS encoding cold-shock protein: MEQGKVKWFNAEKGFGFIERENGDDVFVHFSAIQSEGFKSLDEGQEVTFEVEQGQRGPQASNVQKA; encoded by the coding sequence ATGGAACAAGGTAAAGTGAAATGGTTTAACGCAGAAAAAGGTTTTGGATTCATCGAACGCGAAAACGGAGACGACGTATTCGTACATTTCTCAGCTATCCAAAGCGAAGGTTTCAAATCTTTAGACGAAGGTCAAGAAGTTACTTTTGAAGTAGAACAAGGTCAACGTGGACCACAAGCTTCTAACGTTCAAAAAGCATAA
- a CDS encoding metalloregulator ArsR/SmtB family transcription factor has product MEQKDVCDVHLHDQVKVNRIQKEMNQVDISSISKLFKVIGDDNRAKIAYALCEDEELCVCDLAHIIGASMATTSHHLRTLYKNAIVKYRKEGKLAFYSLDDHHIKQLILIASEHQQEVRSDG; this is encoded by the coding sequence ATGGAACAAAAAGATGTATGTGATGTCCATCTGCATGATCAAGTAAAGGTCAATCGCATTCAGAAAGAAATGAACCAGGTCGATATTTCCAGCATATCAAAGCTGTTTAAGGTGATAGGTGATGATAATAGGGCGAAAATAGCCTATGCGCTCTGTGAAGACGAGGAATTATGTGTGTGCGATCTGGCCCATATCATCGGTGCCTCGATGGCGACAACGTCTCATCATCTTCGTACCCTCTATAAGAATGCCATCGTTAAATATCGAAAAGAAGGAAAGCTAGCTTTTTATTCATTGGATGATCACCATATCAAGCAATTGATTCTCATTGCATCAGAACACCAGCAGGAGGTGAGGTCCGATGGCTGA